From uncultured Desulfobacter sp.:
ATGAATGAATGAATACGAATATGCCGGTTTTTGGGTGAGAACTGGTGCCGCAATTATTGATAGCATTCTAATTTTATTCTGGATGAGAGGGAACTGGCTGAAGCAATGCTCGCTCCCTCATTCAAAGGTTCAGCAATACAATACTGAAGTAGGCAACTCCTTGTTTGAAAAGGTTCTCGGGGTTTAATGATAGACAAATGTGCCGCCCATCAGAACCCTGAAAATCTTCAAATAGAACCCAGATCCCAATTGTCTCCAAGAACGCCCAGAAGGTTATTCTGACGGCTTTGAACAACTTCCGGGGCACTCTCCAGTATTTAATACTTGTGTGGTCAAAATATAAGAAGAAACCCCTTTTTTACCTCCGAAATAAGCAATTTTCTTTTTATTAAAGTCATAATTCTGAGCTTTGGAATTTCTTTTTTGGGTCAATGGAACGAGGTTGGCAATTCTATATCGCCATATATCCCGATTGTCTCCATCAGGCCAAACTTTTGCCCATTCACTGTCCGGATTTACAGTTTGCGGTAAGACATGTTCAATGGTCAGTAGTGAAGGGTCATAAGTGGCTGCACCATCAGAAAGGAATGAATCAAGCCTGCGATGTCAATTTTTGAAACAGCTACTCAAAAGTCTCACACAGACGGCTCTTGATGAAAGAAAAAGGGATCAGCTAAATTAGCTAACCCCTTGTTTTTATTTGGTACCTGGGACGAGAATTGAACTCGTACACCCTTGCGGGCGAGGGATTTTAAGTCCCTTGCGTCTACCAGTTCCGCCACCCAGGCATTTAATGATGTAAAAAATATATTATTGTGCTTGGATTTGCAAGTCTAAATCCACAGTTCTTCCTTGACACGTCATCAATCTGTGTGTTTAAAAAAATTTAATGTCGTGTTAAAAAGGCGTAGGTAGCGAATAAAGGAGCTTTTTTATGCCAGAATT
This genomic window contains:
- a CDS encoding HNH endonuclease family protein, which produces MTIEHVLPQTVNPDSEWAKVWPDGDNRDIWRYRIANLVPLTQKRNSKAQNYDFNKKKIAYFGGKKGVSSYILTTQVLNTGECPGSCSKPSE